From uncultured Roseateles sp., the proteins below share one genomic window:
- a CDS encoding MarR family winged helix-turn-helix transcriptional regulator, which translates to MTSPPRSAAAAPAGCTNLKLRQLTRRVSQHYDNIVGAAGVKTTQYSLLSYVVKLAPVRPSDLAKVMEMDASTLTRNLQSLIAAGWVEIGPGVDGRSRVVTATDTGRAKRVEAQAEWKRAQLALNERLGLDKVLQLHALLDECLILMSDTSGDSND; encoded by the coding sequence ATGACATCTCCGCCCCGTTCCGCAGCCGCCGCGCCGGCGGGCTGCACCAATCTGAAGTTGCGCCAGCTGACGCGCCGCGTCAGCCAGCACTACGACAACATCGTCGGCGCGGCCGGCGTGAAGACAACGCAGTATTCGTTGCTGTCCTATGTCGTCAAGCTGGCGCCGGTGCGGCCCAGCGACCTGGCCAAGGTGATGGAGATGGATGCCTCGACCCTGACGCGCAATCTGCAATCACTGATCGCCGCCGGCTGGGTTGAGATCGGCCCCGGCGTCGATGGCCGCAGCCGCGTCGTCACCGCCACCGATACCGGCCGCGCCAAGCGCGTCGAGGCGCAAGCCGAATGGAAGCGGGCCCAGCTGGCCCTGAACGAACGCCTAGGGCTAGACAAGGTGCTGCAGCTGCACGCCCTGCTCGACGAATGCCTGATCCTGATGAGTGACACCTCCGGAGATTCCAATGACTGA
- a CDS encoding PaaI family thioesterase, which translates to MQARTEVVDAAEVLKQWQAQDAAVRARLSHSGVAELSQVAGKTGLEVMQAMLAGELPYPPIADTLDFALIEADFGRAVFQGTPKFRHYNPLGTVHGGWFATLLDSAVGCAVHTTMPVGKSYTTAELKINIVRPLSERIPLVRAVGTVIHGGNRMATAEGRLVGPDGKLYAHATTTCFIFDMK; encoded by the coding sequence ATGCAAGCCAGGACAGAAGTCGTTGATGCCGCCGAAGTACTGAAGCAATGGCAGGCGCAAGACGCGGCCGTGCGCGCACGCCTGAGCCACAGCGGCGTGGCCGAGCTGAGCCAGGTGGCGGGCAAGACCGGCCTGGAGGTGATGCAGGCGATGCTGGCCGGCGAACTTCCCTATCCGCCGATTGCCGACACCCTGGACTTCGCCTTGATCGAAGCCGATTTCGGTCGCGCCGTGTTCCAGGGCACGCCCAAGTTCCGCCACTACAACCCGCTGGGCACGGTGCACGGCGGCTGGTTCGCCACCCTGCTCGACTCAGCGGTGGGCTGCGCCGTGCACACGACGATGCCGGTGGGCAAGAGCTACACCACGGCCGAGCTGAAGATCAATATCGTGCGGCCCTTGAGCGAGCGCATTCCGCTGGTGCGTGCCGTCGGCACGGTGATCCATGGCGGCAACCGCATGGCCACGGCCGAGGGTCGCCTGGTCGGGCCGGATGGCAAGCTGTATGCCCATGCGACCACGACCTGCTTCATCTTCGATATGAAGTAG
- a CDS encoding FAD-dependent oxidoreductase, translated as MQTKTLKTDVLIVGAGPVGLTLAMTLAARGLQVLVAEQRQRGEPPEVKCNHISARSMEILRRLGVAAKLRAAGLPEDYPNDISYRTTTTGTEITRIKIPCRRDRYTDTSGPDGWWPTPEPPHRINQLFIEPIMFKHAEAQPGLTMLNSTRIEGFEQSASQVFAQATDLASGEAFAIEARYLVGCDGGRSAVRKAIGASLVGDAVVQRVQSSYIRAPGLIAALQSPPAWAMFSLNPVRSGNIYAIDGRETWLVHNYLRDDEPDFESVDRDWALRAIMGVGPDFEFTIISKEDWFGRRLVADKFRDRRVFICGDAAHLWVPYAGYGMNAGIADAENLGWLLAARLMGWGGEGMLDAYEAERLPITEQVSRFAMNHAHEMAKRRRAVPAGLEGTSPEAEALRAQVGQDIYDLNVQQYCCAGLNFGYYYDNSPLIAYDGEAAPEYGMGSFTPSTAPGCRVPHLWLADGRSLYDALGQGYTLLRNDPSLDVQALLDAAATQSVPLALVDLPVQNRPKAYRHKLLLARPDGQVAWRGDSIDAAQATALIATVRGAAQ; from the coding sequence ATGCAGACCAAGACCCTGAAGACCGATGTGTTGATCGTCGGTGCCGGCCCGGTGGGCCTGACCCTGGCCATGACCCTGGCCGCCCGCGGCCTGCAGGTGCTGGTGGCCGAGCAGCGGCAACGCGGCGAGCCGCCCGAGGTCAAGTGCAACCACATCTCGGCGCGTTCGATGGAGATACTGCGCCGCCTCGGCGTGGCGGCCAAGCTGCGCGCCGCCGGCCTGCCGGAGGACTATCCGAACGACATCTCCTACCGCACCACGACCACAGGCACCGAGATCACCCGCATCAAGATCCCCTGCCGGCGCGACCGCTACACCGACACCAGCGGCCCCGATGGCTGGTGGCCCACGCCGGAGCCCCCGCACCGCATCAACCAGCTGTTCATCGAGCCCATCATGTTCAAGCATGCCGAGGCGCAACCGGGCCTGACGATGCTGAACAGCACGCGCATCGAAGGCTTCGAGCAGAGCGCTTCGCAGGTGTTCGCCCAGGCCACCGATCTGGCCAGCGGCGAGGCCTTCGCCATCGAGGCCCGCTACCTGGTCGGCTGCGACGGTGGGCGCTCGGCAGTGCGCAAGGCGATAGGCGCCAGCCTGGTGGGTGATGCCGTGGTGCAGCGCGTGCAATCGAGCTACATCCGCGCGCCTGGCCTGATCGCCGCGCTGCAGTCGCCACCCGCCTGGGCGATGTTCTCGCTGAACCCGGTGCGCAGCGGCAATATCTATGCGATCGACGGCCGCGAGACCTGGCTGGTGCACAACTATCTGCGCGACGACGAACCCGACTTCGAGTCGGTCGATCGCGACTGGGCGCTGCGCGCCATCATGGGCGTGGGCCCGGACTTCGAGTTCACCATCATCAGCAAGGAAGACTGGTTCGGCCGCCGCCTGGTGGCCGACAAGTTCCGCGACCGCCGCGTCTTCATCTGCGGCGATGCCGCCCATCTGTGGGTGCCCTATGCCGGTTACGGCATGAATGCCGGCATTGCCGACGCCGAGAACCTGGGCTGGCTGCTGGCCGCGCGTCTAATGGGCTGGGGTGGCGAGGGCATGCTGGACGCCTACGAGGCCGAGCGCCTGCCCATCACCGAGCAGGTGTCGCGCTTCGCGATGAACCATGCCCACGAGATGGCCAAGCGCCGCCGCGCCGTGCCCGCTGGCCTGGAGGGCACCAGCCCCGAAGCCGAGGCGCTGCGTGCTCAGGTGGGCCAGGACATCTACGACTTGAACGTCCAGCAATACTGCTGCGCCGGCCTGAACTTCGGCTACTACTACGACAACTCGCCGCTGATCGCCTATGACGGCGAGGCCGCACCCGAGTACGGCATGGGCAGCTTCACGCCTTCGACCGCACCGGGCTGCCGCGTGCCGCATCTGTGGCTGGCCGACGGCCGCTCGCTGTACGACGCGCTGGGCCAGGGCTATACCCTGCTGCGCAACGACCCGAGCCTGGATGTGCAGGCCCTGCTCGATGCCGCCGCCACACAGAGCGTGCCGCTGGCGCTCGTCGATCTGCCCGTACAGAACCGGCCGAAGGCGTACCGGCACAAGCTGCTGCTGGCGCGGCCGGACGGCCAGGTCGCCTGGCGCGGTGATTCAATCGATGCGGCACAGGCCACGGCGCTGATTGCGACGGTGCGCGGGGCCGCTCAATGA
- the blaOXA gene encoding class D beta-lactamase produces MTLVRLFFVALLLVLSACKPSHAEPGDQREVWDDRPALLQHFRTRGAIGTLVVLDSQDRRWIAADSRRAFERFLPASTFKIPNSLIALESGVAADENQVFPWDGKERWLKDWNRDQTLTSAFKVSAVWVHQHIARTVGPARMQQYLRDFRYGNAVTGPKGDSFWLDGDLRVSAVDQIDFLRRFNEGRLPISARTEAAARRLMLRDSGPGYRLYAKTGWVGNDKDPALGWFVGWLERGERLTYFAMNMDLPRDELGQQREPIVRAALKDLGYLD; encoded by the coding sequence ATGACGCTTGTCCGCCTCTTCTTCGTCGCGCTGCTGCTGGTTCTCAGCGCTTGCAAACCCAGCCATGCCGAGCCCGGCGATCAGCGTGAGGTCTGGGACGACCGGCCCGCCCTGCTGCAGCACTTCAGGACCCGCGGCGCCATCGGCACCCTGGTGGTGCTGGACAGCCAGGACCGGCGCTGGATCGCCGCTGACTCCAGGCGCGCCTTCGAGCGCTTCCTGCCTGCCTCGACCTTCAAGATCCCGAACAGCCTGATCGCGCTGGAGTCCGGCGTGGCCGCCGATGAGAACCAGGTCTTCCCCTGGGATGGCAAGGAACGCTGGCTGAAGGACTGGAACCGCGACCAGACCCTGACCTCGGCCTTCAAGGTCTCGGCCGTCTGGGTGCATCAGCACATCGCTCGCACGGTGGGGCCGGCACGCATGCAGCAGTATCTGCGCGACTTTCGCTACGGCAATGCGGTGACGGGCCCCAAGGGTGACAGCTTCTGGTTGGACGGGGATCTGCGTGTCTCGGCGGTCGACCAGATCGACTTCCTGCGCCGCTTCAACGAAGGCCGGCTGCCGATCTCGGCGCGCACCGAGGCCGCGGCCCGCCGCCTGATGCTGCGCGACAGCGGCCCCGGTTACCGGCTCTATGCCAAGACCGGCTGGGTCGGCAATGACAAAGACCCGGCCCTGGGCTGGTTCGTCGGCTGGCTGGAGCGCGGCGAGCGCCTGACCTACTTCGCCATGAATATGGATCTGCCGCGCGACGAACTGGGCCAGCAGCGCGAGCCCATCGTCCGTGCTGCCTTGAAGGACCTGGGCTATCTGGATTGA
- a CDS encoding helix-turn-helix domain-containing protein, which yields MEPVANPEINVPSSPPTEAAEEATISTPVRSSTVQSVEVAVQILEAIAESGGAVRVTELSRVLHMTKARVSRHLQTLLSLGLVEKSAGVEGYTFGWKLMQLGRAAVRDRTITELAKPHLMALRDAVGQTVILSLPSKDGSVVVLCVESHQGASVAVRPGTFLEYPKSPAARLAVALAGDAAKSLAGKRGAKDPHAAAALASLARLNEVGADYELDTQGTGLGGVAAPVFDDSDKLAGVVSLVMPTRFVTPAPSAEMLAALKACVEAIEAEYKRGGPG from the coding sequence ATGGAGCCCGTCGCAAACCCCGAGATCAACGTGCCCTCCAGCCCCCCGACAGAAGCCGCCGAAGAAGCCACCATCAGCACTCCGGTGCGCTCGTCCACCGTGCAAAGCGTCGAGGTGGCGGTGCAGATCCTGGAAGCCATTGCCGAGAGCGGCGGCGCGGTGCGCGTGACCGAGCTGTCCCGTGTGCTGCACATGACCAAGGCGCGGGTTTCGCGCCATCTGCAGACCTTGCTGAGCCTGGGCCTGGTCGAGAAATCGGCCGGCGTCGAGGGCTATACGTTTGGCTGGAAGCTGATGCAGCTGGGCCGCGCCGCGGTGCGCGACCGCACCATCACCGAGCTGGCCAAGCCGCATCTGATGGCGCTGCGCGACGCGGTGGGTCAGACGGTCATCCTGTCGCTGCCGTCCAAGGATGGCAGCGTGGTCGTGCTCTGCGTCGAGAGCCACCAGGGTGCCTCGGTGGCCGTGCGGCCGGGCACGTTTCTGGAGTATCCGAAGTCACCGGCCGCGCGCCTGGCCGTGGCACTGGCGGGCGATGCCGCCAAATCGCTGGCCGGCAAGCGCGGCGCGAAAGACCCCCATGCCGCGGCGGCACTGGCCTCGCTGGCCCGGCTCAACGAGGTCGGCGCCGATTACGAGCTCGACACCCAGGGCACCGGCCTGGGCGGCGTGGCCGCCCCGGTGTTCGACGACAGCGACAAGCTGGCCGGCGTGGTCTCGCTGGTCATGCCCACGCGCTTTGTCACGCCGGCGCCCAGCGCCGAGATGCTGGCCGCGCTGAAGGCCTGTGTCGAGGCGATCGAGGCCGAGTACAAGCGCGGCGGGCCGGGCTGA
- a CDS encoding 4-hydroxyphenylacetate 3-hydroxylase N-terminal domain-containing protein: MGLRTGAQYLAGLRDDRKVYLEGHLVKDVTYDARLGTAAQSVAALYDMQHDPRYRDVLTTLDPATDERIATSYAQPRSVADVQRRGQALKLVADATYGMFGRTPDFMNLGVAALAAASEVFDHSASGRELARNVQAFYTRCCREDLAMTHVQVNPQVDRSKAVFDQVKDIALKVVKETDAGFYVNGMRLVGTLAQFADEIVVMPSVVVANDASAADYAFAFTTPVAAPGVKIISRPSVVPQNAGHFLDHPLSSQYDEGDAVIVFENVFVPWERTFVYRDPAMCNAIYKKTFLSEHYSHQTMTRALAKAEFMAGLACYMAKAVKVDGFPNVQGQLAEMLIFIEMQKAMVERAEQQSGATGYGTFAPSKWPLHAAQLHFYDRYATMIDTVRTIGAGSLVGVPSYAELGGDIAPLVQQYFATSTLESGERIALMRLAADASISAFSGRQALYERYYQGDPVRKAVLLYNEYPKDALTGRIKNLLDDLQAKASKA; encoded by the coding sequence ATGGGACTGAGAACCGGCGCGCAATACCTGGCAGGGCTGAGGGACGACCGCAAGGTCTATCTGGAAGGCCATCTGGTCAAGGACGTCACCTACGACGCCCGCCTGGGCACGGCCGCGCAAAGCGTGGCGGCGCTCTACGACATGCAGCACGACCCGCGCTACCGCGATGTGCTGACCACGCTGGACCCGGCCACCGACGAGCGCATCGCCACCTCCTACGCGCAACCGCGCTCGGTGGCCGACGTGCAGCGCCGCGGCCAAGCGCTGAAGCTGGTGGCCGATGCCACCTACGGCATGTTCGGCCGCACGCCGGACTTCATGAACCTAGGCGTGGCCGCCCTGGCCGCCGCCAGCGAGGTGTTCGACCACTCGGCCAGCGGCCGCGAGCTGGCGCGCAATGTCCAGGCCTTCTACACGCGCTGCTGCCGCGAAGACCTGGCCATGACCCATGTGCAGGTCAATCCGCAGGTGGACCGCAGCAAGGCGGTGTTCGACCAGGTCAAGGACATCGCGCTGAAGGTAGTCAAGGAGACCGACGCCGGCTTCTATGTCAACGGCATGCGTCTCGTCGGGACGCTCGCCCAGTTCGCCGACGAGATCGTCGTCATGCCCTCGGTGGTGGTGGCCAATGACGCCTCGGCCGCTGACTACGCCTTCGCGTTCACCACGCCGGTGGCGGCACCGGGTGTGAAGATCATCAGCCGGCCCAGCGTTGTGCCGCAGAACGCCGGCCACTTCCTGGACCATCCGCTGTCGTCGCAGTACGACGAGGGCGATGCGGTGATCGTGTTCGAGAACGTGTTCGTGCCCTGGGAGCGCACCTTCGTCTATCGCGACCCGGCGATGTGCAATGCGATCTACAAGAAGACCTTTCTGTCCGAGCACTACTCGCACCAGACGATGACGCGGGCGCTGGCCAAGGCCGAGTTCATGGCCGGCCTGGCCTGCTATATGGCCAAGGCGGTCAAGGTCGATGGCTTCCCGAATGTGCAGGGCCAGCTGGCCGAGATGCTGATCTTCATCGAGATGCAGAAGGCGATGGTGGAGCGTGCCGAACAGCAGTCCGGCGCCACCGGCTACGGCACTTTCGCGCCCAGCAAGTGGCCGCTGCACGCCGCCCAGCTGCACTTCTACGACCGCTACGCGACGATGATAGACACGGTGCGCACGATAGGCGCCGGCAGCCTGGTCGGCGTGCCCTCATACGCCGAGCTCGGTGGCGATATCGCGCCGCTGGTGCAGCAGTACTTCGCCACCTCGACCTTGGAGTCGGGCGAGCGCATCGCGCTGATGCGCCTGGCCGCCGACGCCTCGATCTCGGCCTTCTCCGGCCGCCAGGCGCTGTATGAGCGCTACTACCAGGGCGACCCGGTGCGCAAGGCTGTGCTGCTCTACAACGAGTACCCGAAGGACGCGCTGACCGGCCGCATCAAGAACCTGCTGGACGATCTGCAAGCCAAGGCCAGCAAGGCCTGA
- a CDS encoding fumarylacetoacetate hydrolase family protein, which translates to MKLGTIRLNGKPTVIARLDDHTAVAVPVHDMEDLITAGNAGLDKAASAIAAAREGKAAVIALDSNTDWMAPNPKASKILGCAVNNNNLNKNAFKPMKSPMFFTKARSALTGHNKPIVILPRHGRSIPEPEPVVVFSKLAKDVPEDRIMDHVFGYTLTNDITASGIKFSEDSIALNMDPKFTAPHHFAWREKFGSEDNYLYFVYHSRSKAADTFAAMGPWLTTKDEIANPNNLMMRGYVDGEMYCEDSTANYHFSVERVLAEANIWFTMEPGDCVHCGTASKGTEKFPKGNIGTFLADYKNTEVEVEGLGRLFNTIDNRK; encoded by the coding sequence ATGAAACTCGGAACCATACGCCTCAACGGCAAACCCACCGTCATCGCCCGTCTGGACGACCACACCGCCGTCGCCGTGCCCGTGCACGATATGGAAGACCTGATCACGGCTGGCAACGCAGGCCTGGACAAAGCAGCCAGCGCGATAGCGGCCGCACGTGAAGGCAAGGCCGCCGTCATTGCGCTGGACAGCAACACCGACTGGATGGCGCCCAACCCCAAGGCCTCGAAGATCCTTGGCTGTGCCGTCAACAACAACAACCTGAACAAGAACGCCTTCAAGCCGATGAAGTCGCCGATGTTCTTCACCAAGGCCCGCTCGGCGCTGACGGGCCACAACAAGCCCATCGTGATACTGCCGCGCCATGGCCGCTCGATACCCGAGCCCGAGCCGGTGGTGGTGTTCAGCAAGCTGGCCAAGGACGTGCCGGAAGACCGCATCATGGATCATGTGTTCGGCTACACCTTGACCAATGACATCACCGCCAGCGGCATCAAGTTCAGCGAGGATTCGATCGCGCTGAATATGGACCCCAAGTTCACCGCCCCGCACCACTTCGCCTGGCGCGAGAAGTTCGGCTCGGAAGACAACTACCTCTACTTCGTCTATCACTCGCGCTCCAAGGCCGCCGACACCTTTGCCGCGATGGGCCCCTGGCTGACGACCAAGGACGAGATCGCCAACCCGAACAACTTGATGATGCGCGGCTATGTGGACGGCGAGATGTACTGCGAGGACAGCACCGCCAACTACCACTTCAGCGTCGAGCGGGTGCTGGCCGAGGCCAACATCTGGTTCACGATGGAGCCGGGTGATTGCGTGCACTGCGGCACGGCCAGCAAGGGCACCGAGAAATTCCCCAAGGGCAATATCGGTACCTTCCTGGCCGACTACAAGAACACCGAGGTCGAGGTCGAAGGCCTGGGCCGGCTGTTCAACACCATAGACAACCGCAAGTAA
- a CDS encoding ferredoxin reductase, with product MRHAIVADTRWESPGVRLIHLRPGAAEPFAPSACGAHIEIALPNGEWRSYSLVSSPGQSERYSVAVQRGASAGAAWLTEQLDAGQKVAIRGPHQSFKLHADDGAPTLFVAGGIGITPFLAMLEALQQQGRDWRLVYAVRSRDGAAFLQPLRAYGERVQLHVDNEAGRFLSLAEQLDAAVDGTHVYVCGPGPMMAEMERQRALRPQLRFHREESAHAA from the coding sequence ATGCGCCATGCCATTGTTGCCGACACGCGCTGGGAGTCTCCCGGCGTGCGCCTGATCCATTTGCGGCCCGGCGCCGCCGAGCCGTTCGCGCCCAGCGCCTGCGGCGCGCACATCGAGATCGCCCTGCCCAATGGCGAGTGGCGCAGCTACTCGCTGGTCAGCAGCCCGGGCCAGAGCGAGCGCTACAGCGTGGCCGTGCAGCGAGGCGCCAGCGCCGGCGCGGCCTGGCTGACCGAGCAGCTCGATGCCGGCCAGAAGGTCGCCATCCGCGGGCCGCACCAGAGCTTCAAGCTGCACGCGGACGATGGCGCACCAACGCTGTTCGTGGCCGGCGGCATCGGCATCACGCCGTTTCTGGCGATGCTGGAGGCGCTGCAGCAGCAGGGCCGCGACTGGCGCCTGGTCTACGCCGTGCGCTCACGCGACGGCGCGGCCTTTCTGCAACCGCTGCGGGCCTATGGCGAGCGTGTGCAGCTGCATGTGGACAACGAGGCCGGCCGCTTTCTGTCGCTGGCCGAGCAGCTGGATGCCGCGGTCGATGGCACGCATGTCTATGTCTGCGGGCCTGGGCCCATGATGGCCGAGATGGAGCGCCAGCGTGCGCTGAGGCCGCAGCTGCGATTCCACCGCGAGGAGTCAGCGCACGCGGCTTGA
- a CDS encoding ATP-binding protein produces the protein MLLSYAFANFHSFADRATVSLVLNQRDTVHGWDRQSPSGERVTTALAVLGANGAGKSSLVKVGPFLGWFLRDSFNLKPEEPIAFMPHQAQQEFPAEFELEADGADGVRWRYVLRTMPDRVLHEALYRRGTAPGERYGYVFVRDWVGPGYTVKQQGFGLADSEAAKVRPNVSLISWGRQYGAATAVQVSDFLLTTNLTMMGRSVPDSAVMLDAAAFFSEPGPLQQQMRSLLKGWDLGLSDVRLQHFDTQDPHGQEVARKWFPMGVHASKGRNFELPFVYESSGTQTAFLLLWRLLPVLSRGGLAFIDELENDLHPHMIEPLLRLFHDPESNPHGAQIIFTCQSPEVLKVLQRTQVVFVEKDDGASIAYRGDDIEGLTSAHNLYAKYMAGALGAVPQV, from the coding sequence ATGCTGCTGTCCTACGCCTTTGCCAATTTTCACAGCTTTGCCGACCGCGCCACCGTGTCGCTGGTACTGAATCAGCGCGACACCGTCCATGGCTGGGATCGCCAATCCCCATCGGGCGAACGCGTCACCACGGCACTGGCCGTGTTGGGGGCCAATGGCGCGGGCAAGAGCAGCCTGGTCAAGGTAGGGCCATTTCTTGGATGGTTTCTGCGCGACTCGTTCAATCTCAAGCCCGAAGAGCCGATCGCCTTCATGCCTCATCAGGCGCAGCAGGAGTTCCCTGCCGAATTCGAGCTGGAGGCAGACGGCGCCGACGGCGTGCGCTGGCGTTATGTGCTGCGGACCATGCCCGATCGGGTGCTGCATGAGGCGCTGTACCGCCGAGGTACCGCTCCGGGCGAACGCTATGGCTATGTGTTCGTGCGCGACTGGGTTGGCCCGGGCTACACCGTCAAACAGCAAGGTTTCGGCCTTGCCGACTCCGAGGCAGCCAAGGTGCGGCCCAATGTGTCCCTGATTTCTTGGGGCAGGCAATATGGTGCGGCAACCGCTGTGCAGGTGTCAGACTTCCTGCTCACCACCAATCTGACCATGATGGGGCGCAGCGTTCCCGATAGCGCCGTCATGCTCGACGCTGCAGCCTTCTTCAGTGAGCCAGGACCGTTGCAGCAGCAGATGCGCAGCCTGCTCAAGGGCTGGGATCTGGGCCTGTCCGACGTGCGGCTTCAGCACTTCGACACTCAGGATCCGCACGGCCAAGAGGTCGCACGCAAGTGGTTCCCGATGGGCGTTCACGCCTCCAAGGGACGCAACTTCGAGCTGCCCTTTGTCTATGAGTCCAGCGGTACGCAAACGGCCTTTTTGCTGCTGTGGCGCTTGTTGCCAGTGCTATCGCGTGGCGGGCTGGCCTTCATCGACGAGCTGGAAAACGACCTGCATCCGCACATGATTGAGCCGCTGCTGCGCCTGTTCCATGACCCGGAGTCCAATCCCCATGGCGCTCAAATCATCTTCACGTGCCAGTCGCCGGAGGTGCTGAAGGTGCTGCAGCGCACCCAGGTGGTCTTCGTCGAGAAGGACGACGGCGCCAGCATTGCCTACCGAGGCGATGACATCGAGGGTTTGACCAGCGCCCACAACCTCTATGCCAAGTACATGGCAGGCGCACTGGGCGCAGTGCCTCAGGTCTGA